Proteins encoded by one window of Bacillus sp. DTU_2020_1000418_1_SI_GHA_SEK_038:
- the gap gene encoding type I glyceraldehyde-3-phosphate dehydrogenase, which translates to MTVKVGINGFGRIGRIVFRAALNNPNVEVVAVNDLTDANMLAHLLKYDSVHGTLNEEVIVDGEYLVVGGHKVKVIAERDPANLGWGDLGVEVVVESTGRFTKREDAAKHLEAGAKKVIISAPASNEDITIVMGVNHDKYDPANHHVISNASCTTNCLAPFAKVLNDKFGIKRGMMTTIHSYTNDQQILDLPHKDYRRARAAAESMIPTTTGAAKAVSLVLPELKGKLNGGAVRVPTPNVSLVDLVAELEKEVTAEEVNAAFKEASEGELKGILSYSELPLVSRDYNGNPSSSTIDALSTMILEGNMIKVISWYDNETGYSHRVVDLVDYIAQKGI; encoded by the coding sequence ATGACAGTAAAAGTTGGCATTAATGGTTTTGGAAGAATTGGCCGGATTGTATTTCGTGCAGCCTTAAACAATCCAAATGTAGAAGTTGTAGCTGTCAACGATTTAACTGACGCAAACATGCTAGCCCATCTTTTAAAATACGATTCCGTTCATGGAACCCTAAATGAAGAAGTGATAGTCGATGGAGAGTACTTAGTAGTAGGCGGACACAAGGTTAAGGTGATTGCAGAACGTGATCCGGCAAATCTTGGCTGGGGAGACCTTGGTGTAGAAGTGGTTGTCGAATCCACAGGACGCTTTACAAAACGCGAGGACGCAGCGAAGCATTTAGAAGCTGGTGCGAAAAAGGTAATTATCTCAGCACCTGCTTCCAATGAGGATATCACGATTGTTATGGGAGTAAACCATGATAAGTACGATCCAGCTAATCACCATGTGATTTCAAATGCATCTTGTACAACAAACTGCTTAGCTCCATTTGCGAAAGTGTTAAATGACAAATTTGGCATTAAACGCGGGATGATGACAACGATTCACTCCTATACAAATGATCAGCAGATTCTTGATCTGCCACATAAGGATTACCGCCGTGCCCGCGCAGCAGCTGAAAGCATGATTCCAACAACGACTGGAGCTGCAAAAGCCGTTTCACTTGTGCTCCCAGAATTAAAGGGTAAACTAAATGGCGGCGCTGTACGCGTTCCGACTCCTAACGTATCCTTAGTTGATTTAGTGGCTGAACTTGAAAAAGAAGTAACGGCTGAAGAAGTAAATGCCGCATTTAAGGAAGCTTCAGAAGGTGAACTTAAGGGGATCTTAAGCTACAGTGAACTGCCTTTAGTTTCTAGAGATTATAATGGAAATCCAAGCTCATCTACGATTGATGCCCTATCAACTATGATCTTAGAAGGCAATATGATTAAAGTAATTTCTTGGTATGACAATGAGACTGGTTATTCTCACAGAGTGGTAGACCTAGTTGATTATATTGCGCAAAAAGGAATTTAA
- a CDS encoding sugar-binding transcriptional regulator, with translation MNSIIDIQKRLLPDLLTIMQKRYQILHYIGLMEPVGRRSLAVSLSLTERVLRSEVEFLKGQSLIVSTSSGMSLTSDGKDLLSQLREVIRDITGIQAMEEELHRKLGIQKIIIVPGDSEHSPWVKSELGRAAAAYMKSNIKRNDAIAVTGGSTMAAVADRLTPDFSEFDLLFVPARGGIGEDVKNQANTICAAMADRTNSSHRVLYVPDQVSQEMYNTMMREPEINEVLGLIKSASMVLHGIGDAMVMAERRKTNENDMDLIVKEKAVGEAFGYYFNEDGQVVHKVQTIGLQLQDLINIPHILAVAGGASKAKAISSYLKQAPSSTVLITDEGAANELIKN, from the coding sequence ATGAACTCAATTATCGATATTCAAAAAAGATTATTACCTGATTTACTGACCATTATGCAAAAAAGGTATCAAATCCTGCATTATATCGGCTTAATGGAGCCAGTAGGGAGAAGGAGTTTAGCTGTTAGCCTTAGCTTGACAGAAAGAGTGCTTAGAAGTGAGGTTGAATTTTTAAAAGGCCAGAGTCTTATAGTAAGCACTAGTTCAGGGATGAGTTTAACCTCTGATGGCAAAGACCTTCTTAGTCAGCTTCGAGAAGTAATTAGAGACATAACAGGTATTCAGGCAATGGAGGAGGAGCTTCACAGAAAGCTGGGCATTCAAAAAATTATTATTGTGCCAGGTGACAGCGAACACTCCCCATGGGTAAAAAGCGAACTTGGCAGAGCTGCGGCTGCTTATATGAAATCAAACATTAAACGAAATGATGCTATCGCGGTTACCGGCGGTTCGACAATGGCGGCTGTTGCTGATAGGTTAACGCCAGATTTCTCTGAGTTTGATTTGCTTTTTGTACCGGCAAGAGGCGGTATCGGTGAGGATGTAAAAAATCAAGCTAATACGATTTGTGCAGCAATGGCAGACCGCACGAATTCCAGCCACAGAGTTCTCTATGTTCCTGACCAGGTCAGCCAAGAGATGTATAACACTATGATGAGAGAGCCTGAAATTAATGAAGTCTTGGGATTAATTAAGTCTGCCAGCATGGTTTTACATGGAATTGGGGACGCTATGGTAATGGCAGAGCGCCGAAAAACAAATGAAAATGACATGGATTTAATAGTTAAAGAAAAGGCTGTAGGAGAGGCATTTGGGTATTACTTTAATGAAGACGGCCAGGTCGTTCATAAGGTACAGACCATTGGGCTTCAGCTTCAGGACTTAATCAATATTCCCCATATTCTTGCTGTGGCAGGCGGGGCTTCTAAGGCAAAAGCAATATCATCCTATTTGAAACAAGCGCCGTCATCTACTGTTCTTATAACAGATGAGGGAGCTGCAAATGAGTTAATAAAGAATTAA
- a CDS encoding glutaredoxin family protein, translated as MNNRTLVLYTRNRCPLCDKAKSIIMELKEEWNFIYKEKDIDTSDDLTEKYGLMIPVVEIDGSEVQYGQIDKWTIEEALKGN; from the coding sequence ATGAACAATCGTACTCTCGTGCTTTATACACGAAATCGCTGTCCTTTATGTGATAAAGCAAAATCGATAATTATGGAATTAAAAGAAGAATGGAATTTCATTTATAAAGAAAAGGACATTGATACAAGTGATGATTTGACCGAAAAATATGGATTGATGATCCCGGTTGTTGAAATTGATGGGTCCGAGGTTCAATACGGGCAAATTGATAAATGGACGATAGAAGAGGCCCTCAAAGGAAATTAA
- the rpoN gene encoding RNA polymerase factor sigma-54, translated as MKLQAGLWQQQTLKLTMTQELTQAIALLQYNTQELSEFLENKALENPLLQIESGNVQAMDPRFDRTKPARKKLEKDKQHWIEQIGKIEPYLDEHIKSQLDFKLIQSIANGEKVFDYLIECLDENGYLRVEMSEVATRFRISDEAVDKAINLLQGVEPAGIGARNLQECILLQLKRKQPRNDLAEEIIEKYFDSFADKKWRDISKELGVKMSEIQEVFDFIQTLNPRPAASFQHEKSAYIVPDVIIDWDGESFSVSVFDEALPKISFNNDYYKRFSANKDKQVKRFLQDNQQDYFWIMRSIEQRKETLTKVSLKIVEKQQEFFIKGPAYLKPMIMKEIADELDIHESTVSRAVREKYAQTPFGTLELRSFFSSTIKTTSDENTSSKQVKTIISKLIDGENKQKPLSDQELVQLLKDQEGMVVSRRTIAKYRDQLGIPSSSKRKRYD; from the coding sequence ATGAAGTTACAAGCTGGGTTATGGCAGCAGCAAACATTAAAGTTAACAATGACGCAAGAACTGACTCAGGCGATTGCCTTGTTGCAGTATAATACGCAGGAGCTTTCTGAATTTCTGGAGAATAAAGCATTGGAAAATCCTTTATTGCAAATTGAATCAGGGAACGTTCAAGCGATGGACCCCCGCTTTGACCGAACAAAGCCAGCTAGGAAAAAGTTAGAAAAAGATAAACAACATTGGATTGAACAGATTGGAAAAATAGAACCTTATTTAGATGAGCATATAAAATCTCAGCTGGACTTTAAGCTTATTCAGTCCATTGCAAACGGGGAAAAGGTTTTTGACTACCTTATTGAATGCCTAGATGAAAACGGTTACTTGCGAGTGGAGATGAGTGAAGTAGCGACTCGTTTTCGCATCTCCGATGAAGCGGTTGATAAAGCCATTAACTTATTGCAGGGAGTAGAACCGGCTGGGATCGGTGCACGAAATCTGCAGGAATGCATCCTATTGCAATTAAAAAGAAAACAGCCGAGAAATGATTTGGCTGAGGAAATAATAGAGAAATATTTTGATAGTTTTGCGGATAAAAAATGGAGAGACATCTCCAAAGAACTAGGGGTGAAGATGTCAGAGATTCAAGAGGTCTTTGACTTCATACAAACGTTAAATCCTAGACCAGCAGCTTCCTTTCAGCATGAGAAGTCTGCCTATATTGTTCCGGATGTGATAATTGATTGGGATGGGGAATCCTTTTCTGTAAGTGTCTTTGATGAAGCCTTGCCGAAAATTAGCTTTAATAATGATTATTATAAGAGATTTTCAGCCAATAAAGATAAACAGGTAAAACGATTTTTACAGGATAATCAACAGGATTATTTCTGGATTATGAGGAGCATTGAGCAAAGAAAAGAGACATTAACAAAGGTTTCCTTGAAAATTGTCGAGAAGCAGCAGGAATTTTTCATTAAAGGCCCTGCCTATTTAAAGCCGATGATCATGAAGGAGATTGCGGATGAGCTTGACATACATGAATCAACGGTAAGCCGGGCAGTAAGGGAAAAGTATGCCCAAACACCTTTTGGCACCTTAGAATTAAGATCTTTTTTCTCAAGCACGATTAAGACAACTTCTGACGAAAATACATCATCCAAACAGGTTAAAACGATTATAAGCAAGCTGATTGATGGCGAAAATAAACAAAAGCCACTGTCTGATCAGGAATTAGTTCAGCTGTTGAAGGATCAGGAAGGCATGGTTGTATCTAGAAGAACGATAGCGAAGTACCGGGACCAGCTGGGAATCCCGTCATCCTCAAAACGAAAACGATATGATTGA
- a CDS encoding L-lactate permease — protein MELPVNILMWLMAAVPIIILILLMVKFNWGAAEAAPIGLLAAFIISIVFYKSDLQLLGLESAKGIWTSVMVIVIILPAILIYEVTSEAKAFDSIRDGLKKFTSNELLQIMAIGWVFASFLQGITGFGVPIAVCAPLLVGLGVRPLWAVVIALLGQAWGNTFGTLAVAWDALVSQTGIEGSTVIEAAIWASIFIWIINIATGITISWVYGRWAAVKKGLPAVIIISLIQGGGQTILSPMNPAISAFIPSLLSLVAILFIGKLKMYKESWNIQDSKLMLRQGGENKDAEMSSNKSLSMNQAFVPFYVLTGITLLVLLIPPLKAFLNQWQFGLSYPETMTGFGIANHASDLYSPVMPLTNSGLFLLLSAIIGYAYFKSKGRIEKGGGLRAIRRTIEKTIPSTIAVIALIIMSKIMGGTGQTTELAMGTAGVMGQTYVFLAPAIGLLGSFMTSSNMSSNILFGGFQQATSSLLKLNEAAILGAHTAGGAIGSVLAPSKIILGTTTAGILGQEGIVLKKILPISIVIALLIGIILTVSTLII, from the coding sequence ATGGAACTACCTGTAAATATTTTGATGTGGCTAATGGCCGCAGTACCTATAATAATTCTTATTTTACTAATGGTGAAGTTCAATTGGGGAGCTGCAGAAGCTGCACCTATCGGACTCTTAGCTGCATTTATCATATCCATCGTTTTTTATAAATCAGATCTACAACTATTAGGATTAGAAAGTGCAAAGGGCATATGGACTTCAGTAATGGTGATTGTCATTATTTTGCCAGCCATTCTAATTTATGAAGTAACAAGTGAAGCAAAAGCATTTGATTCTATTCGGGACGGATTAAAAAAGTTCACATCGAATGAACTTCTTCAAATCATGGCGATTGGTTGGGTATTCGCCAGCTTTTTACAAGGAATCACTGGCTTTGGCGTACCAATCGCAGTTTGTGCTCCATTATTAGTAGGACTCGGAGTAAGACCTCTATGGGCTGTCGTCATTGCTTTATTAGGACAAGCATGGGGCAATACGTTTGGAACATTAGCTGTCGCTTGGGATGCGTTAGTTTCACAAACAGGTATTGAAGGCTCAACTGTCATTGAGGCTGCTATCTGGGCTTCTATATTTATTTGGATTATCAATATCGCTACAGGTATCACTATCAGCTGGGTTTACGGACGCTGGGCAGCTGTTAAGAAGGGACTACCGGCAGTAATCATTATTTCTCTAATCCAAGGTGGAGGACAAACGATCTTATCACCAATGAATCCTGCAATATCAGCATTCATTCCATCATTACTGTCACTCGTAGCTATATTATTTATCGGCAAACTAAAAATGTACAAGGAATCATGGAATATTCAAGATAGTAAACTAATGCTTCGTCAAGGAGGAGAAAATAAGGATGCCGAAATGAGCTCCAATAAATCTCTTTCGATGAATCAAGCATTTGTCCCATTTTATGTTTTAACCGGAATTACATTACTTGTTTTACTCATCCCACCTTTAAAGGCATTTTTGAATCAGTGGCAATTCGGTCTAAGCTATCCTGAAACAATGACTGGATTCGGTATAGCAAATCATGCTTCTGATCTATATTCACCTGTCATGCCTTTAACGAATTCTGGGTTATTCTTGCTTCTATCTGCCATTATTGGTTATGCCTACTTTAAAAGCAAAGGAAGAATTGAAAAAGGCGGAGGATTACGGGCTATTAGAAGAACAATCGAAAAAACGATTCCTTCTACAATCGCCGTCATTGCACTAATTATTATGTCTAAAATCATGGGTGGAACTGGACAAACAACCGAACTTGCAATGGGAACTGCCGGGGTTATGGGCCAGACTTATGTATTCCTAGCTCCAGCCATTGGCCTTCTCGGGTCATTTATGACGAGCAGTAATATGTCCTCCAATATCTTATTTGGCGGATTCCAACAAGCAACTTCTTCACTATTGAAATTAAATGAAGCAGCGATATTAGGAGCTCATACTGCAGGTGGCGCAATTGGATCGGTTTTAGCACCAAGTAAAATCATTCTTGGGACAACAACAGCAGGAATCCTTGGTCAAGAAGGTATAGTCCTTAAAAAGATTTTGCCAATTTCCATAGTTATTGCTCTTTTGATAGGTATCATACTTACAGTTTCTACACTGATTATTTAA
- the clpP gene encoding ATP-dependent Clp endopeptidase proteolytic subunit ClpP: MNLIPTVIEQTNRGERAYDIYSRLLKDRIIMLGSAIDDHVANSIVAQLLFLEAENPEKDITLYINSPGGSITAGMAIYDTMQYIKADVSTVCIGMAASMGAFLLAAGEKGKRYVLPNSEVMIHQPLGGAQGQATEIEIAAKRILFLRDKLNTILSERTGQPLEVIARDTDRDNFMTAERALEYGLVDKIITRLDEKKDKDK, from the coding sequence ATGAACTTAATCCCTACAGTTATTGAACAAACAAACAGGGGAGAGCGTGCGTATGATATTTACTCCCGTCTTTTAAAAGACCGTATAATTATGCTTGGAAGCGCGATTGATGATCATGTGGCAAACTCTATTGTCGCTCAATTGCTATTCCTTGAAGCAGAAAACCCTGAGAAGGATATTACCTTGTACATTAACAGCCCAGGCGGAAGCATTACAGCGGGCATGGCGATTTATGACACGATGCAATATATTAAAGCTGACGTATCAACAGTATGTATCGGAATGGCAGCTTCTATGGGTGCTTTCCTGCTTGCAGCAGGTGAAAAAGGCAAGCGCTACGTACTTCCAAATAGTGAAGTGATGATTCATCAGCCACTTGGAGGCGCACAAGGGCAAGCGACTGAAATTGAAATTGCTGCAAAACGCATTTTATTCCTGCGTGACAAGCTTAACACGATTCTTTCTGAGCGCACAGGTCAGCCGCTTGAAGTGATTGCTCGTGACACAGACCGCGACAACTTCATGACTGCTGAAAGAGCTCTTGAATACGGTTTGGTCGATAAAATTATTACTCGTTTAGATGAGAAAAAGGATAAGGATAAGTAA
- a CDS encoding HPr family phosphocarrier protein, whose protein sequence is MLEKQVEVKLKTGLQARPAALFVQEANRFSSDVFLEKDGKKVNAKSIMGLMSLAVSSGTVITLIVDGKDEAQAIEELADYIQQEH, encoded by the coding sequence ATGTTAGAAAAACAGGTAGAAGTGAAATTGAAAACAGGCTTACAGGCAAGACCAGCAGCATTATTCGTACAGGAAGCAAACCGATTTTCATCAGATGTTTTCCTTGAAAAAGACGGTAAAAAGGTAAATGCGAAAAGCATCATGGGCTTAATGAGCCTAGCGGTTAGCTCAGGTACGGTTATTACTTTAATTGTCGATGGCAAAGATGAAGCCCAAGCCATTGAAGAGCTTGCTGACTATATCCAGCAGGAGCATTAA
- the whiA gene encoding DNA-binding protein WhiA: MSFASETKKELTNLEVKDCCGMAELSALIRMNGSLSFSSRKLIVDIQTENAAIARRIYILIKKNFHVQVELLVRKKMRLKKNNVYIVRLSEQASEILDNLKILSEGFVFTHNISEELIKRKCCKRSYLRGAFLAGGSVNNPETSSYHLEISSLYKEHNDSLCELMNTFGLNSKTLERKKGFITYLKEAEKITDFLGVIGAHNALLRFEDIRIVRDMRNSVNRLVNCETANLNKTIGAALRQVENIRFIDETVGLHILPDKLREIAELRVAYQDVTLKELGEMVSGGTISKSGINHRLRKIDEIADKLRAGESI, from the coding sequence TTGTCTTTCGCTTCAGAAACGAAAAAGGAATTAACGAATCTGGAGGTAAAGGATTGCTGCGGGATGGCTGAATTATCGGCACTGATTCGAATGAACGGATCCCTTTCCTTTTCCAGCAGAAAGTTAATTGTCGATATTCAAACTGAAAATGCAGCGATCGCGAGAAGAATCTATATTCTTATTAAGAAGAACTTTCATGTCCAAGTAGAACTCCTTGTCCGCAAGAAAATGAGATTGAAAAAGAACAATGTGTACATTGTCAGATTGTCTGAACAAGCAAGCGAGATTCTGGATAATTTAAAAATCCTAAGTGAAGGATTCGTTTTTACACATAATATTTCTGAAGAGCTTATTAAAAGGAAATGTTGTAAGCGTTCTTATTTACGAGGAGCTTTTTTAGCAGGGGGTTCGGTGAATAATCCAGAAACTTCGTCCTATCACCTTGAAATTTCTTCGCTTTATAAAGAACATAATGATTCTCTTTGTGAATTGATGAATACTTTTGGCCTAAATAGTAAAACACTAGAAAGAAAAAAAGGATTTATCACATACTTAAAGGAAGCAGAGAAAATTACAGACTTTTTAGGAGTCATCGGGGCTCACAACGCTCTGCTTAGATTTGAAGACATTCGAATTGTGCGGGATATGCGAAATTCCGTTAACCGCCTTGTAAATTGTGAAACAGCGAACTTAAACAAAACGATTGGTGCCGCCTTAAGACAGGTAGAGAATATCCGATTTATAGACGAAACAGTCGGACTTCACATTTTACCGGATAAATTAAGAGAAATTGCAGAGCTGCGTGTGGCGTATCAAGATGTTACATTAAAAGAACTTGGCGAAATGGTTTCTGGCGGTACAATTAGCAAGTCAGGCATCAATCACCGATTAAGGAAAATAGACGAGATAGCAGATAAATTGAGAGCAGGAGAATCTATTTGA
- a CDS encoding YvcK family protein, whose amino-acid sequence MKTNRQPRVVIIGGGTGLPVLLRGLKQYPVDITAIVTVADDGGSSGRLRNDLHIPPPGDIRNVLAALSDVEPLIEEMFQHRFTTSNELSGHSLGNLILAAMTSITGNFVHAIQEMSKVLNVRGKVLPAANQSVVLHAEMEDGTVVSGESKIPYSGKKIKKVFLTPKHIKPLPETISAIRKADLIIIGPGSLYTSILPNLLVPKLGAEVCRAKAKKVYICNLMTQAGETYNYSASDHVQAIYDHMSCAFINTILVNSEDIPAQVRERYNEEKSQPVIFDIERLHQLGLEVIPGEIVSLKDGAIRHDTKEVASMLYSILIDEKQRYNKK is encoded by the coding sequence ATGAAGACGAACCGACAGCCGAGAGTCGTCATCATTGGCGGGGGGACTGGATTACCTGTCCTATTACGGGGATTAAAGCAGTACCCCGTTGATATCACTGCGATCGTGACAGTTGCCGATGATGGGGGAAGCTCTGGACGGCTTAGAAACGACTTGCATATTCCTCCTCCGGGTGATATTCGAAATGTATTGGCGGCCCTATCCGATGTAGAGCCGCTGATTGAGGAGATGTTTCAGCATCGCTTCACAACGTCAAATGAATTATCGGGACATTCTCTCGGGAATTTAATCTTGGCAGCTATGACTTCTATTACAGGAAACTTTGTGCATGCCATTCAGGAAATGAGCAAGGTTTTAAATGTAAGGGGCAAGGTGTTGCCGGCTGCGAATCAGAGTGTCGTCTTACATGCCGAAATGGAGGATGGAACGGTTGTTTCAGGCGAATCAAAAATCCCGTACTCTGGGAAAAAGATCAAAAAGGTATTTCTTACACCCAAACATATTAAACCTCTTCCCGAAACGATCTCAGCTATTAGGAAAGCAGATTTAATCATAATTGGGCCAGGCAGCTTATATACAAGCATTTTGCCAAATCTTCTCGTTCCTAAACTTGGGGCAGAGGTTTGCCGTGCAAAAGCAAAAAAGGTATATATATGTAATTTAATGACTCAAGCGGGAGAAACCTATAACTATTCTGCAAGCGATCATGTTCAGGCCATCTATGATCATATGAGCTGTGCTTTCATTAACACCATTCTTGTGAATAGTGAGGATATTCCTGCCCAGGTTCGGGAGCGCTATAATGAAGAAAAGTCCCAGCCGGTCATCTTTGATATTGAGAGACTTCATCAATTAGGGCTTGAAGTAATTCCGGGAGAAATCGTCAGCCTGAAAGATGGGGCTATTCGTCATGATACTAAAGAGGTGGCATCCATGCTATACTCTATTCTAATAGATGAAAAACAAAGATATAATAAAAAATAA
- the rapZ gene encoding RNase adapter RapZ yields the protein MSTGAVNETQIVIITGMSGAGKTVAIQSFEDLGFFCVDNLPPTLLPKFLELMKDSGNKMNKVALVMDLRGREFFDHLFKALDDLSETSWVTPQILFLDADDSTLVRRYKETRRFHPLAPSGLPLEGIKLERNLLEELKGRAQIIYNTTQLKPRELREKILTEFSINKTTMFTVNVMSFGFKHGIPIDADLVFDVRFLPNPHYVDHMRPKTGLDEEVYNYVHKWTETTKFLEKVTELLSFMLPHYKREGKAQLVIAIGCTGGQHRSVALAEYIANYFKDDYHTRITHRDIQRRKENGK from the coding sequence ATGAGTACGGGTGCTGTGAATGAAACTCAAATTGTGATAATTACAGGAATGTCGGGTGCAGGGAAAACGGTGGCGATTCAAAGCTTTGAAGACCTTGGTTTTTTCTGTGTTGACAATCTGCCGCCGACACTGCTGCCAAAATTTCTTGAACTTATGAAGGATTCAGGGAATAAAATGAATAAGGTGGCATTAGTCATGGATTTACGGGGACGTGAATTTTTCGATCACCTGTTTAAAGCACTCGATGATCTTTCCGAAACCTCATGGGTAACCCCGCAAATTCTTTTTTTAGATGCGGATGATTCGACATTAGTGCGAAGATATAAAGAAACTCGGAGATTTCACCCTCTTGCTCCTTCAGGCCTGCCTCTGGAAGGGATTAAGCTTGAACGCAACCTATTAGAGGAGCTTAAAGGGAGAGCACAGATTATTTATAATACGACACAGTTAAAGCCAAGAGAGCTCCGTGAAAAAATTCTAACGGAATTCTCTATAAATAAAACTACGATGTTCACTGTCAATGTCATGTCATTTGGCTTTAAACATGGAATTCCGATTGACGCTGATCTAGTTTTTGATGTTCGATTTCTGCCAAATCCCCATTATGTTGATCATATGCGCCCGAAAACTGGGCTTGACGAAGAAGTATACAATTATGTTCATAAATGGACGGAAACAACTAAATTTCTTGAGAAGGTTACAGAGCTATTAAGCTTTATGCTTCCTCATTATAAAAGAGAAGGTAAGGCTCAGCTCGTTATTGCGATTGGATGTACAGGCGGACAGCACCGTTCTGTGGCGTTAGCTGAGTACATTGCCAATTACTTCAAGGATGATTATCATACGCGAATAACGCACCGTGATATTCAGAGGAGAAAGGAAAATGGAAAATGA
- a CDS encoding 8-oxo-dGTP diphosphatase has translation MQRVTNCVLIKDNQVLLLQKPRRGWWVAPGGKMEPGESVRDCCIREYREETGIYLRNPNIKGIFTFIMKEGDRVLSEWMMFTFLATEADGLNVDESEEGKILWHSLEEIKKLPMAAGDYHILEYMIHGKGIIYGTFTYTPDFELIGYRLDPS, from the coding sequence ATGCAGCGAGTCACCAACTGTGTATTAATAAAGGATAATCAAGTGCTGTTATTGCAAAAGCCGAGACGAGGCTGGTGGGTAGCTCCTGGCGGCAAGATGGAGCCGGGGGAATCGGTTAGGGACTGCTGCATTCGTGAATATAGAGAGGAAACAGGCATTTATTTACGTAACCCGAATATAAAGGGGATTTTCACCTTTATCATGAAAGAAGGAGACCGGGTTCTCTCTGAATGGATGATGTTTACCTTTTTGGCAACGGAAGCAGATGGCTTAAATGTGGATGAGTCCGAAGAAGGGAAAATTCTTTGGCATTCGCTTGAGGAAATTAAGAAACTGCCAATGGCTGCAGGGGATTACCATATTCTTGAATATATGATTCATGGGAAAGGCATTATTTACGGGACTTTCACCTATACACCAGATTTTGAGCTGATTGGTTACCGATTAGATCCAAGCTAA
- the trxB gene encoding thioredoxin-disulfide reductase, whose product MSEEKIYDVIIIGAGPAGMTAAVYTSRGSLSTLMIERGVPGGQMANTEEVENYPGFDHILGPDLSTKMFEHAKKFGAEYAYGDIKEIIDGEEYKTVVAGSKQYKARAVIITTGAEYKKLGAPGEKELSGRGVSYCAVCDGAFFRGKELVVIGGGDSAVEEGVYLTRFATKVTIIHRRDELRAQSILQKRAFDNDKIEFIWSHTVKEINEKDGKVGSLTLVSTKTGEEQEFNADGVFVYVGMLPLSKPFENLGITNENGYIETNENMETKVPGIFAAGDIREKQLRQIVTATGDGSIAAQTVQHYVEELREKLKIKA is encoded by the coding sequence GTGTCTGAGGAAAAAATTTATGACGTTATCATAATCGGAGCGGGTCCAGCTGGGATGACCGCGGCTGTATATACATCAAGAGGCAGCCTGTCCACTCTGATGATTGAACGCGGTGTTCCAGGCGGGCAAATGGCAAACACAGAAGAGGTTGAAAACTATCCGGGCTTTGATCATATACTAGGCCCAGACCTATCAACAAAAATGTTTGAGCACGCTAAAAAATTCGGTGCCGAATACGCATATGGCGATATTAAGGAAATAATCGATGGGGAAGAGTATAAAACTGTTGTCGCAGGCTCTAAGCAATACAAAGCTCGCGCTGTTATTATTACAACCGGTGCTGAGTATAAGAAGCTGGGTGCCCCAGGCGAAAAAGAATTAAGCGGCCGCGGCGTTTCTTATTGTGCGGTTTGTGACGGTGCTTTCTTTAGAGGGAAAGAGCTTGTCGTAATCGGAGGCGGAGATTCCGCAGTTGAAGAAGGTGTATACTTGACTCGTTTTGCTACAAAGGTAACGATTATCCATCGCCGTGACGAGCTTCGTGCACAATCAATCTTACAGAAGCGCGCCTTCGACAATGATAAAATTGAATTTATCTGGAGTCATACGGTTAAGGAAATCAACGAGAAGGACGGCAAGGTAGGGAGCCTAACACTTGTATCTACAAAAACTGGAGAAGAGCAAGAATTTAATGCAGATGGTGTATTTGTTTATGTAGGTATGCTTCCGCTATCAAAACCTTTCGAAAATCTTGGCATTACAAACGAAAACGGATATATCGAAACGAACGAGAATATGGAAACAAAGGTCCCAGGCATTTTCGCAGCAGGCGATATCCGTGAAAAACAACTCCGTCAAATCGTTACAGCAACAGGAGACGGCAGCATCGCCGCCCAAACTGTCCAGCACTATGTGGAAGAACTAAGGGAAAAATTAAAAATCAAAGCTTAA